In a single window of the Bacillus mycoides genome:
- a CDS encoding DNA-3-methyladenine glycosylase family protein has translation MWSEHVTLEYPYHFEEVLKRLSFDPLNVIQLDEKVIYVPLFIDEEQIVVRLQGIGTVQNPQFWISSQAGDQEKVMKRMRSIFHWNEPFQNIQNHFLNTSLRPLFETYAYTPIILEFDYFACLLRCIIHQQINLKFATVLTDQFVKRYGTEKNGVFFFPTPERVANISIEELREQKFSQRKAEYIVGLAKHIVGGKLDLARIQNETEEEVSAQLLPIRGIGAWTVQNFLMFGLGRKNMFPKADIGIQRAVQGVFQLDNKPDDAFLEKVKQECEPYCSYAALYLWKSIE, from the coding sequence ATGTGGAGCGAACATGTTACGTTAGAATATCCGTACCATTTTGAGGAAGTACTAAAGCGTTTATCTTTCGACCCGTTAAACGTTATTCAATTAGACGAGAAAGTAATTTATGTCCCGCTTTTTATAGACGAAGAACAGATTGTTGTTCGTTTGCAAGGGATTGGTACTGTTCAAAATCCACAGTTTTGGATCTCTAGTCAGGCAGGAGATCAAGAGAAAGTAATGAAACGAATGAGATCCATTTTTCACTGGAATGAACCGTTTCAAAATATACAAAATCATTTTTTAAACACATCATTACGTCCACTATTTGAAACATATGCTTATACTCCAATTATTTTAGAATTTGATTATTTCGCTTGTCTTCTTCGCTGTATTATTCATCAACAAATAAATTTGAAATTTGCTACTGTGCTAACAGATCAATTTGTAAAACGATATGGGACAGAGAAGAACGGCGTTTTCTTTTTCCCAACACCAGAAAGAGTAGCAAACATTTCAATAGAAGAATTGAGAGAGCAGAAGTTTAGTCAGCGAAAAGCCGAATATATAGTAGGATTAGCAAAACATATTGTAGGCGGTAAATTAGATTTAGCAAGGATACAAAACGAAACAGAAGAAGAAGTATCGGCACAATTGTTACCAATAAGGGGTATTGGAGCATGGACAGTGCAAAACTTTTTAATGTTTGGGCTTGGTCGGAAAAATATGTTTCCAAAAGCAGACATTGGAATTCAGCGCGCAGTGCAAGGTGTATTTCAATTAGATAATAAGCCTGATGATGCATTTTTAGAAAAAGTGAAACAAGAGTGTGAACCATATTGCAGTTATGCAGCGTTATATTTATGGAAAAGTATAGAGTAG
- a CDS encoding SE1561 family protein, giving the protein MGKAIQGKDSQLVYLKERLNMFIEVIDTIEPEEVELEDVDRLLAMLDELELKCEQFKKDE; this is encoded by the coding sequence ATGGGAAAAGCAATTCAAGGTAAAGATTCACAACTAGTATATTTGAAAGAACGTTTAAATATGTTCATTGAAGTAATTGATACGATTGAACCAGAAGAGGTAGAATTAGAAGATGTAGATCGTCTTCTTGCAATGTTAGATGAATTAGAACTGAAATGTGAGCAATTTAAAAAAGACGAATAA
- a CDS encoding amino acid permease, which translates to MMDQNQGLKRELKSRHIFMIALGGVIGTGLFLGSSYTIHEAGPGGAIVAYLVGGFVMYLTMLCLGELAVAMPDAGSYQTYATKHISPAAGYVVGWMSWLNWTATIGIELIAVSILMKRWFPDVSSWIWCVVFAVLLFVINALSSRSFAEVEFWFASIKVITIIAFIILGGAAMFGFLDMKGNEPAPMFSSFTDYGGLFPNGLSAILITMIAVNFSFQGTELVGIAAGESENPEKTIPKAINNTVWRILIFFVLSIFILAGLFPWQQAGVIESPFVVVFDKIGIPYAADIINFVIITAVLSVANSGLYATSRMLWSMSNQGMISPIFGKLSKNGVPIYALIVSTFVGCLSLLSGIYAEDTVYLWLLSIAGFGAILVWASIALSNLLARRTYVKQGGDIKDLKFKTPLYPFVPILALVLNLTVIVAMAFIPEQRMALYCGIPFMIVCLLFYRATRNKRSKVEHTEKTNTTELESL; encoded by the coding sequence ATGATGGATCAAAACCAGGGATTAAAAAGAGAATTGAAAAGTCGGCACATATTTATGATTGCACTCGGAGGGGTTATTGGTACTGGGCTTTTTTTAGGATCCAGTTATACAATTCATGAAGCTGGACCTGGAGGAGCGATTGTAGCGTATCTTGTCGGTGGATTTGTTATGTATTTAACGATGCTCTGTCTTGGAGAGTTAGCGGTTGCGATGCCTGATGCAGGATCGTATCAAACATATGCTACAAAACATATTTCACCTGCAGCGGGTTATGTAGTGGGATGGATGTCGTGGCTAAACTGGACGGCTACGATAGGCATTGAATTAATTGCAGTTAGTATATTAATGAAACGTTGGTTTCCAGATGTATCATCATGGATTTGGTGCGTAGTGTTTGCCGTATTGCTCTTTGTTATTAATGCGTTATCTTCAAGAAGTTTTGCGGAGGTTGAATTCTGGTTTGCAAGTATTAAAGTAATTACAATTATTGCATTTATCATTTTGGGCGGGGCAGCAATGTTTGGTTTTTTAGATATGAAAGGAAATGAACCAGCGCCGATGTTTTCTAGCTTTACTGATTATGGTGGATTGTTCCCAAATGGGTTATCAGCCATTTTAATTACGATGATTGCAGTTAATTTTTCCTTCCAAGGAACAGAACTAGTTGGTATTGCAGCTGGTGAGAGTGAAAATCCAGAGAAAACTATCCCGAAGGCAATTAATAATACAGTTTGGCGCATACTTATTTTCTTTGTACTATCTATTTTTATTCTTGCGGGACTATTTCCTTGGCAGCAAGCAGGAGTGATAGAAAGTCCATTCGTAGTTGTATTTGATAAAATTGGTATTCCTTATGCGGCTGATATTATAAATTTCGTTATTATTACAGCTGTACTATCAGTTGCGAATTCAGGATTATATGCAACTTCCCGTATGCTATGGTCTATGTCTAATCAAGGAATGATTAGCCCGATTTTTGGTAAGTTATCTAAAAACGGTGTTCCTATTTATGCATTGATTGTAAGTACGTTTGTAGGGTGTCTCTCATTACTATCAGGTATTTATGCGGAAGATACAGTTTATTTATGGCTTCTTTCTATTGCTGGGTTTGGAGCGATATTAGTTTGGGCATCTATTGCTTTATCTAACCTATTAGCTAGAAGGACATACGTGAAGCAAGGGGGAGATATTAAGGATTTGAAATTTAAAACACCACTGTATCCATTTGTTCCAATTCTTGCTTTAGTGTTAAATTTAACAGTAATTGTAGCTATGGCTTTTATTCCAGAACAAAGAATGGCATTGTATTGTGGTATTCCATTTATGATTGTTTGTTTACTGTTTTATCGTGCTACTAGAAATAAGAGAAGTAAAGTAGAACATACTGAAAAGACAAATACAACCGAATTAGAAAGTTTATAA
- the truA gene encoding tRNA pseudouridine(38-40) synthase TruA has product MNNYKLTIQYDGARYKGWQRLGNNDNTIQGKIESIISEMVGKEIEIIGCSRTDAGVHALNQVANFQSDEKLVEHKVKKYLNQYLPNDISITSVEEVPDRFHARYNSKAKTYLYKIWNEEHTNPFMRKYSMHVNKQLNVKSMKEAAKHLVGSHDFTAFSNAKSKKKSMVREVYTLDVSEESGFVQIRVSGNGFLHNMVRKIVGALIEVGLGQLEADAIPNILEEKQRNQINCLAEASGLYLENVEF; this is encoded by the coding sequence ATGAACAATTATAAATTGACGATTCAATATGATGGTGCGCGTTATAAAGGGTGGCAACGTCTTGGTAATAATGACAATACGATTCAGGGGAAAATCGAAAGTATAATATCTGAAATGGTCGGAAAAGAAATTGAAATTATCGGCTGTAGTAGAACGGATGCTGGTGTACACGCTTTGAATCAAGTAGCTAACTTTCAAAGTGATGAGAAGTTAGTAGAACATAAAGTAAAAAAGTATTTAAATCAATATTTACCAAATGATATTAGTATTACGAGTGTAGAAGAAGTACCAGATCGTTTCCATGCTCGTTACAATTCTAAAGCAAAAACATATCTTTATAAAATTTGGAATGAAGAGCATACGAACCCATTTATGCGTAAATACAGCATGCACGTGAATAAACAATTAAATGTGAAAAGCATGAAAGAAGCTGCGAAACATTTAGTTGGTTCACATGACTTCACTGCCTTTTCAAATGCAAAGTCTAAGAAAAAATCTATGGTTCGAGAAGTGTATACACTTGATGTTTCCGAAGAATCAGGATTTGTACAAATTAGAGTAAGTGGTAACGGATTCCTTCATAACATGGTGCGGAAAATTGTTGGAGCATTAATTGAAGTTGGATTAGGGCAATTAGAGGCGGACGCAATTCCAAACATTTTAGAGGAAAAACAACGTAATCAAATTAATTGTCTTGCTGAGGCGAGTGGATTGTATTTGGAGAATGTTGAATTTTAA
- the fumA gene encoding class I fumarate hydratase, with amino-acid sequence MEKLQESMYQLIVETSTNLPKDVRRAIQQAKERENAGTRSAMALGTITNNIKMADDNISPICQDTGMPTFKIYTPVGVNQLKVKEAIYSALERATKDGKLRPNSVDSLFGDNSGNNLGPGTPVIKFEQWEKDYIDARLILKGGGCENKNIQYSLPCEIEGLGRAGRDLEGIRKCLLHAVYQAQGQGCSAGVIGVGIGGDRTSGYELAKNQLFRTLDDVNPVPELHKLEEYVLENANKLGIGTMGFGGETTLLGCKVGVYNRLPASFYVSVAYNCWAYRRLGVTIHPETGEIMDWLYQEGEDTLQQDAAQEQTEQREIVLQAPITEEQIRELRVGDVVTINGMMYTGRDAIHKHLMDNDCPVDLKGQIIYHCGPVVVKDENDNWQIKAAGPTTSIREEPYQGDIMKKFGIRAVIGKGGMGAKTLAALEEHGGVYLNAIGGAAQYYAECIKEVKDVDFLQFGIPEAMWHLRIDGFKAVVTMDSHGKSLHADVDKTSLEKLASFKEPVFK; translated from the coding sequence ATGGAAAAGCTTCAAGAAAGCATGTATCAACTAATTGTTGAAACGTCAACGAACTTACCGAAAGATGTTCGTCGTGCGATTCAACAAGCGAAAGAGCGAGAAAATGCAGGAACTCGTTCAGCGATGGCACTTGGCACAATTACGAATAACATTAAAATGGCAGATGATAATATCTCGCCAATTTGTCAAGATACAGGGATGCCAACGTTTAAAATTTATACACCAGTTGGTGTGAATCAATTAAAAGTGAAGGAAGCTATCTATAGTGCGCTTGAGCGGGCGACAAAAGATGGTAAACTTCGTCCAAACTCTGTTGATTCTCTTTTTGGAGACAATAGCGGAAACAATTTAGGACCAGGTACACCTGTTATTAAGTTTGAACAATGGGAAAAAGATTACATTGATGCACGTTTAATTTTAAAGGGCGGCGGTTGTGAGAATAAAAATATTCAATATAGCCTGCCTTGTGAAATAGAAGGACTTGGACGAGCTGGGCGTGATTTAGAAGGAATTCGTAAATGCCTTCTTCATGCAGTATATCAAGCGCAAGGTCAAGGGTGTAGCGCAGGAGTAATCGGCGTCGGTATCGGGGGAGACCGCACATCAGGTTACGAATTAGCAAAAAATCAATTATTCCGTACATTAGATGATGTAAATCCAGTTCCAGAATTACACAAACTTGAAGAGTACGTATTAGAGAATGCGAATAAGCTTGGCATTGGTACGATGGGATTTGGCGGAGAAACAACTTTATTAGGTTGCAAAGTTGGAGTATATAATCGTTTGCCAGCGAGCTTCTACGTATCTGTTGCGTATAATTGTTGGGCATATCGTCGTCTTGGTGTAACAATTCATCCTGAAACAGGTGAAATTATGGATTGGTTGTACCAGGAAGGTGAAGATACACTTCAGCAAGATGCTGCGCAAGAACAAACAGAGCAGCGTGAAATCGTATTACAAGCTCCAATTACAGAAGAGCAAATTCGTGAACTTCGTGTTGGTGATGTTGTTACAATTAACGGCATGATGTATACAGGACGTGATGCGATTCATAAACATTTAATGGATAACGATTGTCCAGTAGATTTAAAGGGACAAATTATTTATCATTGTGGTCCAGTTGTAGTGAAAGATGAAAATGATAATTGGCAAATTAAAGCGGCAGGTCCAACGACAAGTATTCGTGAAGAGCCATATCAAGGCGATATTATGAAAAAGTTCGGTATTCGTGCTGTAATTGGTAAAGGTGGTATGGGTGCTAAAACATTAGCAGCTTTAGAAGAACACGGTGGTGTGTACTTAAATGCAATTGGTGGTGCAGCGCAATATTATGCTGAATGTATTAAAGAAGTGAAAGATGTTGATTTCTTACAATTCGGTATCCCAGAGGCAATGTGGCATTTACGTATCGATGGTTTTAAAGCAGTTGTAACGATGGATTCTCATGGTAAAAGTCTACATGCTGATGTTGATAAAACATCACTTGAAAAATTGGCGAGCTTTAAAGAACCTGTATTTAAGTAA
- a CDS encoding biotin/lipoyl-containing protein: MKTVIEGVYSPCYGKVEKLFVTESSYVYEWEKLALIETIDKQQVEIKVGISGYIESLEVVEGQAIADQKLLITVRDDLLITGSD, encoded by the coding sequence GTGAAGACGGTTATAGAAGGCGTGTATAGTCCTTGTTACGGGAAAGTAGAGAAATTATTTGTTACTGAAAGTTCTTACGTATATGAGTGGGAAAAATTAGCGTTAATTGAAACAATAGATAAGCAGCAGGTGGAAATTAAAGTGGGAATCAGTGGTTATATCGAATCATTAGAAGTGGTAGAAGGACAAGCTATCGCTGATCAAAAACTATTAATAACAGTGAGGGATGACCTTTTAATAACAGGTAGTGATTAA
- the pdaA gene encoding delta-lactam-biosynthetic de-N-acetylase yields MKYKWLYIGLIFSIMMALVPVSTFAYTNTPHNWGIPRPKNETVPDAGKLYTELLQKNGGFYLGDTKKKDIYLTFDNGYENGYTGKILDVLKEKKVPATFFVTGHYIKTQKDLLLRMKNEGHIIGNHSWSHPDFTTVNDAKLREELTSVTEEIKKVTGQKEVKYVRPPRGVFSERTLALTKDMGYYNVFWSLAFLDWKVDQQRGWQYAHNNVMTMIHPGSVLLLHAISKDNAEALAKIIDDLREKGYHFKSLDDLVKSNQP; encoded by the coding sequence ATGAAATATAAATGGTTATATATAGGTCTCATTTTTTCAATTATGATGGCACTTGTTCCAGTTTCAACATTTGCTTATACGAATACACCACATAACTGGGGAATCCCACGTCCTAAAAATGAAACGGTGCCAGATGCAGGGAAACTATATACAGAATTACTACAAAAAAATGGTGGGTTTTATTTAGGAGATACGAAGAAAAAAGATATTTATTTAACATTTGATAATGGATACGAAAATGGATATACAGGAAAGATTTTAGATGTACTGAAGGAGAAAAAAGTACCAGCAACTTTCTTTGTGACGGGACATTATATAAAAACACAAAAAGATTTATTATTAAGAATGAAAAATGAAGGACATATTATTGGTAATCATTCTTGGAGTCATCCAGATTTTACAACAGTAAATGATGCAAAACTTCGTGAAGAATTAACGAGCGTAACGGAAGAGATTAAAAAAGTTACTGGGCAAAAAGAAGTGAAATATGTACGCCCTCCGCGAGGCGTGTTTAGTGAAAGAACGCTAGCGCTTACGAAAGACATGGGATATTATAACGTGTTTTGGTCGCTTGCATTTCTTGATTGGAAAGTAGATCAGCAAAGAGGATGGCAATACGCTCATAATAATGTAATGACTATGATTCATCCAGGATCTGTTTTGTTACTTCATGCAATATCAAAAGATAATGCAGAAGCACTTGCGAAAATCATTGATGATTTGCGCGAGAAAGGGTATCATTTTAAAAGCCTAGATGATTTAGTAAAAAGCAATCAACCGTAA
- a CDS encoding acetylornithine deacetylase, which yields MNREVSQLLEQIDLRKEELLELTKTLIRFETPAPPARNTNGAQEFVAEFLKKRNFSIDKWDVYPNDPNVVGVKKGTASESHKSLIINGHIDVAEVSKDEPWETKPFEPFIKDGWLVGRGAADMKGGLAGALFAIQLLEEVGIELPGDLIFQSVIGEEVGEAGTLQCCKRGYDADFAVVVDTSNLHMQGQGGVITGWITVKSPQTFHDATRRQMIHAGGRLFGASAIEKMMKIVQSLQELERHWAVMKTYEGYPSGTTTINPAVIEGGRHAAFIADECRLWITVHFYPNETHEQIIEEIEEYLGKVAAADPWLRENPPQFKWGGESMIVDRGEIFPSLEVDSEHVAVKTLSSVHESILSKNAILDMSATVTDGGWFSEFNIPAVIYGPGTLEEAHSINEKVEVEQLIEFTKVITAFIYEWCHTKK from the coding sequence ATGAATCGAGAAGTTTCACAGCTATTAGAACAGATTGATTTACGAAAAGAGGAGCTACTAGAACTTACAAAAACTTTAATTCGTTTTGAAACACCAGCACCACCAGCAAGAAATACAAATGGGGCGCAAGAATTTGTTGCGGAGTTTCTAAAAAAACGAAATTTTAGTATTGATAAATGGGATGTATATCCAAATGATCCGAATGTTGTTGGAGTGAAAAAGGGGACAGCAAGTGAGTCACATAAAAGTCTCATTATTAATGGACATATAGATGTTGCAGAAGTATCAAAGGACGAACCGTGGGAAACAAAGCCGTTTGAGCCGTTTATAAAAGATGGTTGGTTAGTTGGGAGAGGCGCGGCAGATATGAAAGGTGGACTAGCTGGAGCCTTATTTGCTATTCAGCTTTTAGAAGAAGTGGGGATTGAATTACCTGGAGATTTAATTTTTCAATCGGTAATTGGCGAAGAAGTAGGAGAAGCAGGGACACTTCAATGTTGTAAGCGTGGTTATGATGCTGATTTTGCAGTAGTAGTTGATACAAGTAATTTACATATGCAAGGGCAGGGCGGCGTAATTACTGGATGGATTACAGTGAAAAGCCCGCAAACGTTTCATGATGCAACACGTAGACAAATGATCCATGCTGGAGGACGTCTATTTGGAGCGAGTGCGATTGAGAAAATGATGAAGATTGTCCAAAGCTTACAAGAATTAGAGCGTCATTGGGCAGTCATGAAAACATATGAAGGCTATCCATCTGGAACAACAACAATTAATCCAGCTGTTATTGAAGGAGGACGTCATGCGGCATTTATTGCGGATGAGTGCCGATTGTGGATAACCGTACATTTTTATCCAAATGAAACGCATGAACAAATAATAGAAGAAATAGAAGAGTATTTAGGAAAAGTGGCAGCAGCAGATCCCTGGTTAAGAGAGAACCCACCACAATTTAAGTGGGGCGGAGAATCAATGATTGTGGATCGTGGCGAAATTTTTCCTTCTTTAGAAGTAGATAGCGAACATGTTGCTGTCAAAACGCTAAGTTCAGTACATGAATCTATTTTATCTAAAAATGCAATTTTAGATATGTCAGCAACGGTAACTGATGGCGGATGGTTTAGTGAGTTTAACATTCCAGCTGTTATTTACGGACCAGGTACATTAGAAGAAGCTCATTCAATAAATGAGAAAGTTGAAGTTGAGCAGTTAATTGAATTTACAAAAGTAATAACAGCGTTCATATATGAATGGTGTCATACAAAAAAATAG
- a CDS encoding sigma-54 interaction domain-containing protein encodes MHTEEINFKKIIEMNVLYETLLNELDIGIHIINEESKTIIYNRKMMEIESMDRLDVLDKNPLEVFAFEENKNSTLIEALKLGKTNKNIKQTYFNNKGQEITTINDTFPIIENGKIKGAIEISKEISHLKQTMKTNLSRKQNTKFTFDHIIGDSRAIQSVITEAKRVIRTPSSILIIGETGTGKELFAQSIHNESQRSTKPFISQNCAAIPETLMESLLFGTNRGAFTGAIDKPGLFEEANGGTLLLDEINSLSPALQAKLLRAIQEKTIRRIGGTQEKEIDVRIIATINEDPLEAIAHNRLRQDLYYRLSVVTLCLPPLRERKEDIAYLVQHFIEKYNIQFDLSVKDVDLNVNNFFYKYDWPGNVRELEHIIEGSMNLIEDEDIITAFHMPTHFRELAKKELNMQTPLTSHNTDTPQTLKRIIEEVEKKYIHQILKENKGNISQAAKFLGLSRQNLQYRIKKLHLHI; translated from the coding sequence ATGCATACAGAAGAAATCAATTTTAAAAAGATTATTGAAATGAATGTGCTATACGAAACTTTACTCAATGAACTAGATATTGGGATCCATATTATTAATGAGGAAAGTAAAACGATTATCTATAACCGTAAAATGATGGAAATTGAATCAATGGATCGCTTAGATGTGCTAGATAAAAATCCTTTAGAAGTATTTGCATTTGAAGAAAATAAAAATAGTACTCTTATAGAGGCTTTAAAACTTGGAAAAACAAACAAAAATATAAAACAAACGTATTTTAACAATAAAGGACAAGAGATTACGACGATTAACGATACTTTTCCTATAATAGAAAATGGAAAAATTAAAGGCGCTATTGAAATTTCAAAAGAGATTAGTCATTTAAAGCAAACAATGAAAACGAACCTTTCTCGAAAACAAAATACTAAGTTTACCTTTGATCACATAATTGGTGATTCTAGAGCTATTCAATCGGTCATTACAGAAGCAAAGAGAGTAATACGTACGCCATCCTCCATACTTATCATCGGGGAAACAGGGACCGGTAAAGAGCTATTTGCGCAAAGCATCCATAATGAAAGCCAGCGTTCAACAAAACCATTTATTTCGCAAAACTGTGCCGCTATACCAGAAACCTTAATGGAAAGTTTACTATTTGGTACAAATCGAGGTGCTTTTACAGGAGCAATAGATAAACCTGGTTTATTTGAAGAGGCAAATGGGGGAACTTTGTTATTAGATGAAATCAACTCATTAAGCCCAGCACTTCAAGCTAAATTGCTGCGGGCTATACAAGAAAAAACAATACGAAGAATCGGAGGCACACAAGAAAAAGAAATTGATGTTCGTATTATAGCAACTATTAATGAAGATCCTCTTGAAGCCATAGCACACAATCGATTAAGACAAGACTTATATTACCGATTAAGCGTTGTTACTTTATGTCTTCCACCTTTACGGGAACGAAAAGAAGATATTGCATATCTTGTTCAACACTTTATTGAAAAATACAATATCCAATTTGATCTTAGCGTAAAAGATGTAGATTTAAACGTAAATAACTTCTTCTATAAATACGATTGGCCTGGTAATGTGAGAGAACTAGAACATATAATTGAAGGCTCCATGAACTTAATAGAAGATGAAGATATCATTACAGCGTTCCATATGCCAACGCACTTTCGCGAACTAGCAAAAAAGGAACTGAATATGCAGACTCCGCTAACTAGTCACAATACTGATACGCCACAAACTTTAAAACGTATAATCGAAGAAGTGGAAAAGAAATATATCCATCAAATTCTTAAAGAAAATAAAGGTAATATCTCACAAGCCGCAAAATTTTTAGGATTGAGTAGACAAAACTTACAATATCGAATTAAAAAATTGCACTTACACATATGA
- the rlmD gene encoding 23S rRNA (uracil(1939)-C(5))-methyltransferase RlmD — MIQKQQESKLEVGQTFPVTIKRLGINGEGVGYFKRQVVFIPGALPGEEVVAEATKIQRGFAEAKVKKVRKSSPHRVKAPCSVYEECGGCQLQHLDYKEQLNQKRDIVVQAFEKYMNNSLEEKIRPTLGMENPWHYRNKSQLQVGRKDEKVITGLYKQNSHQLIDISHCMIQHKATNEATKVVRRILEKLNVSIYNEKKQKGLVRTIVTRTAVQTGEVQVTLITTKEELPNKDQFIAEVQKQMPSVKSIMQNVNWRKTSVIFGDKTFKLAGKEVIQETLGDLSFELSARAFFQLNPEQTVVLYDEAKKAAALTGNEKIVDAYCGVGTIGLWLANDAAEVRGMDVIPEAIEDAKKNAKRHGFTNAKYEAGKAEQWLPKWVKEGWRPDVIVVDPPRTGCDDKLLETILKVKPKQVVYVSCNPSSLARDVETLMESYEVEYVQPVDMFPHTAHVENVVKLVRK, encoded by the coding sequence ATGATACAAAAGCAACAAGAGAGTAAGTTGGAAGTTGGTCAAACGTTTCCTGTGACAATTAAACGTCTTGGGATTAACGGAGAAGGCGTTGGTTATTTTAAGAGACAAGTTGTTTTCATTCCAGGGGCATTACCAGGAGAAGAAGTTGTTGCTGAAGCAACGAAAATTCAGCGTGGCTTCGCTGAAGCGAAAGTGAAAAAAGTTCGTAAATCCTCACCACATCGTGTGAAAGCACCATGTTCAGTATATGAGGAGTGTGGTGGCTGTCAATTGCAGCATTTAGATTATAAAGAACAATTAAATCAAAAGCGTGATATCGTTGTACAAGCATTTGAGAAGTACATGAATAACAGTCTGGAAGAGAAAATTCGTCCGACGCTTGGTATGGAAAATCCATGGCATTATCGTAATAAAAGTCAATTGCAAGTGGGGCGTAAAGACGAAAAGGTTATTACAGGGTTATATAAGCAAAACTCACATCAGTTAATTGATATTTCTCATTGCATGATTCAGCATAAAGCAACGAATGAAGCGACAAAAGTTGTAAGACGTATATTAGAGAAATTAAATGTTTCTATTTACAATGAGAAAAAACAAAAAGGTTTAGTACGCACAATTGTGACACGTACTGCAGTTCAAACAGGGGAAGTGCAAGTCACACTTATTACAACAAAAGAAGAATTACCAAATAAAGATCAATTTATCGCAGAAGTGCAAAAACAAATGCCAAGTGTTAAATCAATTATGCAAAACGTAAACTGGCGTAAAACATCTGTTATTTTCGGTGATAAAACATTTAAATTAGCTGGAAAAGAAGTAATTCAAGAAACACTAGGTGATTTATCATTTGAATTATCAGCACGCGCATTCTTCCAATTAAATCCAGAACAAACAGTTGTTTTATACGATGAAGCGAAAAAAGCAGCTGCTTTAACAGGAAACGAGAAGATTGTGGATGCGTATTGTGGTGTCGGTACGATTGGACTTTGGCTTGCGAATGATGCAGCGGAAGTACGTGGTATGGATGTAATTCCAGAAGCGATTGAAGATGCAAAGAAAAATGCAAAACGCCACGGATTCACAAATGCAAAGTATGAAGCTGGTAAAGCGGAACAATGGTTACCAAAGTGGGTAAAAGAAGGCTGGCGTCCAGATGTCATTGTTGTCGACCCACCGCGTACAGGTTGTGATGATAAATTACTTGAAACGATTTTAAAAGTGAAACCGAAACAAGTTGTTTACGTGTCTTGTAACCCTTCCTCATTAGCACGTGATGTGGAAACATTAATGGAGAGCTATGAAGTGGAGTATGTACAACCAGTTGATATGTTCCCGCATACTGCGCATGTAGAAAATGTAGTGAAACTTGTTAGAAAGTAA